The following nucleotide sequence is from Natronorubrum aibiense.
CGACTATGCTTCGGCGGGAGATTCGTCGCTTCGTCGACGAGGAGTTCCGGCCGCTGTTGACCGATCTCGTCGACGATATCGACCGCTATCACGACCTCGAGCCGGCCAATCCGGAGCTCACGGACAACGTCCGCCCGCATCCGATCAAGATTCCGGAACGCGACCGAGAGCGACTTAGAGCCAAAGCGAAAGCCGCCGGTTTCTGGGCGATGGGCGTCCCAGAAGCATACGGTGGCGGCGGGCTCAGTCTGGTCGAGCGGTGTGTCGTCCTCGAGGAACTCTCGAAACATCGCCTCGGCCTGTATCAGCCGGGACTCGGCGTGATCGAACTCGGCCCCGGTCTAACGGTCGGTGAACCGGCTGCGTATCTCGCAAGCGCCGACGAGTACCAGATCGAACAGTACTTTCAGCCGTGTATCGACGGCGAGAAACAGAGCTGTTTCGCCCTGACGGAGCCGGCTGCGGGTTCGGATCCGCGGGGGATGGAGACGATGGCTACCAAAGACGGCGACGAGTGGGTCATACACGGCACCAAACACTACATCTCGTGGGCCGGCGACGCCGACTTCCTGATCCTCTTTGCGCGAACGGAACCCAACGGCGACGGCATCGACGAGCACGGAATCACTGCGTTCCTCGTGCCGACGGCCGACGACGGCGTCTCGATGCGCTCGATTCCGGTGATCCGGCCGGAGTATCCGTTCGAAGTGACGCTGAACGACGTTCGCGTTCCCGAACGAAACGTCCTCGGCGACGTCGGTACTGGACTCGCTCTCGCGAAAGAATGTCTCGGCGAATCGCGAGTGCTCTACGCTGCGAACTCGCTCGGGCCGATCGACCAGTCGATTCGACTTGGCCTCGAGTGGGCCACCGACAGAGTCGTCGGTGGAAAGCCGCTGGCGGAGCGCCAAGCAGTTCAGTGGAAACTCGCCAAATCGGCGGTCGATTTCCAGGCGGCGAAGTACTCGGTGTACCACGCGGCAGCGCGGTTCGACGCCGGCGCAGATATCCGCCACGAGTCGTCGATCACCAAGTATCAGACCACGGAGACGCTCTGGGAGGTGCTCGACCGGATCGTGCAGCTCCACGGCGGGGCTGGGGTCGACGCTGACTTGCCACTCGAGCGCTGGCTTCGAGAGGCACGCGTTCGCCGAATTGGCGAAGGACCATCGGAAATCCACCTCAAAACGATCGCCCGAAACCTGCTCAACGGCTACGAAGATCCGGATCCGCTTCCGCTCGAGTAGTGATCGCCGTCAAATACGGTGTTCACTCCGCCTGTAAGATGTTCTCTCTCATCTCATCAGAGAGCATACTCAT
It contains:
- a CDS encoding acyl-CoA dehydrogenase family protein, which translates into the protein MELDFEPETTMLRREIRRFVDEEFRPLLTDLVDDIDRYHDLEPANPELTDNVRPHPIKIPERDRERLRAKAKAAGFWAMGVPEAYGGGGLSLVERCVVLEELSKHRLGLYQPGLGVIELGPGLTVGEPAAYLASADEYQIEQYFQPCIDGEKQSCFALTEPAAGSDPRGMETMATKDGDEWVIHGTKHYISWAGDADFLILFARTEPNGDGIDEHGITAFLVPTADDGVSMRSIPVIRPEYPFEVTLNDVRVPERNVLGDVGTGLALAKECLGESRVLYAANSLGPIDQSIRLGLEWATDRVVGGKPLAERQAVQWKLAKSAVDFQAAKYSVYHAAARFDAGADIRHESSITKYQTTETLWEVLDRIVQLHGGAGVDADLPLERWLREARVRRIGEGPSEIHLKTIARNLLNGYEDPDPLPLE